The nucleotide sequence GCGGACTTCTTCGGGCCACGATGTGTGCACGGCGATCAATCCGTCGCCGGTACGCATGGAGGATTCGTTGTTTTGGGCCTGGATAGCGGTCGCCGTTGCCACGACGGTTGCGAACATGGCCAGACTTCGTCCCATCGAAGTCATGAGTCACCTCGTCAGTAAATGGAAGCTAAGGAAAAAGGGAACCGAACGACATCCATTGAGCGCCGTTCGACGATGCCGGCGAGGTCGAGCAAGTGGTGTTCCGGCAATGGCAGTCGTGGCCGTCACAAATCAACTTTTCATCAAATCCGCTGGCGTGTTCGCAGCGGATAAAAACGCAGCGGAGATGAACGCAGCATCGTTGGTATCACCGCCGGAGGTCGCCGCGGGCGTGGGACGATGTGGCCGTGAGAAACTGCGACCTTGAAAAGCTGCGGCAACCGCAAGGTGACGAACGATGCGGTGAATCGAATCCGATGATTCAAGCCACACCGACGCATCCATCAATTTGTCGCGGACGCGGCCGAGAGGCACCATTGTCAACAGTCGATCGCGTATATTGATGTTTCGCCGTGGGTGGGCGACCCGCGGTCGTGATTGTCATCAGGGATGTCCCGTTTGCGTGATGCGAATTATTCGCAGGTGGTAACATGAGCACAGGATTAAAAGTCGTCGAAAAGGTGTACGCCAGCTTCTCGACACAAAACGACGATGCCGCACGAGAGTTGCTGGCCCCCGACGTTCAATGGATTCAGTGCAAGGGGTTTCCCGGCGGTGGGCATCATCGCGGGCGGGACGAAGTGATCGAAAAGGTCATGCACGCATTGCACGGGGAATGGAATTCGTTTTCGGCTACGATGGACGAAGTCATCGACGCCGACCATCATGTGATCGTGCTGGGCACGTACCGTGGCGTGCACAGCTTGACGGGAAAGCCGATGGAAGCCGTGTTTGCTCACGTGTTCGACATCGAAGACGGCAAGGTGACACGATTCCGCCAATACGCCGACACGTTTCCGATGCACGCGGCGATGGAATTGTTCGATTGACAACGTCATCGCTCGGCCGCCCCTTGCGGCGTGCGATGGGTTCGGCAACCTCGCCACATGAATGCACGACGATCTGGGAGCATGACGATTGAGTAGTGCGG is from Crateriforma conspicua and encodes:
- a CDS encoding nuclear transport factor 2 family protein; translated protein: MSTGLKVVEKVYASFSTQNDDAARELLAPDVQWIQCKGFPGGGHHRGRDEVIEKVMHALHGEWNSFSATMDEVIDADHHVIVLGTYRGVHSLTGKPMEAVFAHVFDIEDGKVTRFRQYADTFPMHAAMELFD